One stretch of Amycolatopsis tolypomycina DNA includes these proteins:
- a CDS encoding carbon-nitrogen hydrolase family protein, with the protein MGLTRIATAAAHFGRDLAFDLRRVAALIEEARGSGAALLVLPDGTLGGAFADFGRVDPEHLPPALDPDGPEVRQVARLAADLVVCFGYSEAGESGERFSAAACVSGDGVLGRQRKVHLSAAEALHLQPGGGFAAFDTPAGRLGMLLDYDKAFPESARALAADGAGVLACLCAWATSSRAPTLTRDRQARLFDVYDCVRAVENQVVLVSANQAGVMHGTRFLGLAKVVGPEGATHARTGSRPAMVVAELDVDAELTAARRGRHHLAERRQEAYVPDRVSPL; encoded by the coding sequence ATGGGACTCACCCGGATCGCCACGGCCGCCGCCCACTTCGGCCGCGACCTCGCGTTCGACCTTCGCCGCGTTGCGGCGCTGATCGAGGAGGCCCGCGGGTCGGGAGCGGCGCTCCTCGTCCTGCCCGACGGCACGCTCGGCGGCGCCTTCGCCGACTTCGGCCGGGTCGACCCCGAGCACCTGCCGCCGGCACTCGACCCGGACGGCCCCGAGGTGCGGCAGGTGGCCCGGCTGGCCGCGGACCTGGTGGTGTGCTTCGGGTACAGCGAAGCCGGCGAGAGCGGCGAACGGTTTTCGGCCGCGGCGTGCGTGTCCGGCGACGGCGTGCTCGGCCGGCAGCGCAAGGTGCACCTGTCCGCCGCCGAGGCGCTCCACCTGCAGCCGGGCGGCGGGTTCGCCGCGTTCGACACCCCGGCCGGGCGGCTCGGGATGCTGCTCGACTACGACAAGGCGTTCCCCGAGTCCGCCCGCGCCCTCGCCGCGGACGGCGCCGGCGTCCTCGCGTGCCTGTGCGCGTGGGCGACGAGCAGCCGGGCTCCGACGCTGACCCGGGACCGCCAGGCCCGGCTGTTCGACGTCTACGACTGCGTGCGGGCGGTGGAGAACCAGGTGGTGCTCGTCTCGGCGAACCAGGCGGGGGTCATGCACGGGACCCGGTTCCTCGGCCTGGCGAAGGTGGTCGGCCCGGAGGGCGCGACCCACGCCCGGACCGGCTCGCGGCCGGCCATGGTCGTCGCCGAGCTGGACGTCGACGCGGAGCTGACCGCCGCCCGGCGCGGCCGCCACCACCTCGCCGAACGACGCCAGGAAGCCTACGTCCCGGACCGGGTCAGTCCTTTGTAG
- a CDS encoding acyl-CoA thioesterase, whose amino-acid sequence MTGKPTSASRLTLSQIMDDHDTNLMGTVHGGVLMKLVDSLAGVVSARHSEGASVTASVDEMVFRVPVRVGDVLHLHAQVNWAGSTSMEIGVRATADRWDSSVPPVHVASAYLVLVAVDDHGRPRPVPPVVPETAEDRRRYAEAGIRRTHRLARRAAITASRTVA is encoded by the coding sequence GTGACGGGGAAGCCGACGTCGGCGTCGCGGCTGACGCTCTCGCAGATCATGGACGACCACGACACGAACCTCATGGGCACGGTGCACGGCGGGGTGCTGATGAAGCTGGTCGATTCGCTGGCCGGGGTCGTCTCGGCCCGGCATTCCGAGGGCGCGTCCGTGACCGCGTCGGTCGACGAGATGGTGTTCCGGGTGCCGGTCCGGGTCGGGGACGTGCTGCACCTGCACGCCCAGGTCAACTGGGCCGGCTCGACGTCGATGGAGATCGGCGTGCGCGCCACCGCCGACCGCTGGGACAGTTCGGTGCCCCCGGTCCACGTGGCCTCGGCCTACCTGGTCCTGGTGGCGGTCGACGACCACGGCCGCCCGCGGCCGGTGCCACCGGTGGTGCCGGAGACCGCGGAGGACCGCCGCCGGTACGCCGAAGCCGGGATCCGCCGCACCCACCGCCTCGCCCGGCGGGCCGCGATCACCGCGTCACGGACGGTCGCCTGA
- a CDS encoding ABC transporter ATP-binding protein, giving the protein MTVEFACELLGVRKTYGDRPVLTDFDLRIRKGEFVVLTGASGTGKSTVLNLIGLLDAPDSGQVRILGEQAPRPRTRAANLQRRYRLGYLFQNFALIDNESVAHNLRVALTYAERGTPKRERIAQALARVGMPGAGDRRVFSLSGGEQQRVAVARLLLKPCDIVLADEPTGSLDAENREVILDLLGKLNESGKTIIVATHDDAVAERCSRVEVLCTRRPTGRNQKQ; this is encoded by the coding sequence GTGACAGTGGAATTCGCCTGTGAACTCCTGGGAGTCCGGAAAACCTACGGCGACCGCCCGGTCCTGACGGATTTCGATCTCCGGATCCGGAAGGGGGAGTTCGTCGTCCTCACCGGCGCGAGCGGAACGGGGAAGTCCACCGTCCTCAACCTCATCGGACTGCTGGACGCTCCGGATTCCGGCCAGGTCCGCATCCTCGGCGAACAGGCGCCAAGGCCGCGGACCCGAGCGGCTAACCTCCAGCGCCGGTACCGGCTGGGGTACCTGTTCCAGAACTTCGCTCTCATCGACAACGAGTCGGTGGCCCACAACCTCCGTGTCGCACTCACCTATGCGGAGCGCGGAACCCCGAAGCGGGAACGCATCGCCCAGGCGCTCGCGCGGGTGGGGATGCCAGGAGCGGGAGACCGCAGGGTCTTCTCGTTGTCCGGCGGCGAGCAGCAGCGCGTCGCCGTGGCCCGGCTGTTGCTGAAGCCGTGTGACATCGTCCTGGCCGACGAGCCGACAGGCTCCCTCGACGCCGAGAACCGCGAGGTCATCCTCGACCTGCTGGGGAAACTCAACGAGTCCGGCAAAACCATCATCGTCGCGACGCACGACGACGCCGTGGCCGAACGCTGTTCTCGGGTGGAAGTCCTCTGCACGCGTCGCCCGACGGGAAGAAATCAAAAACAATGA
- a CDS encoding helix-turn-helix domain-containing protein produces the protein MADQPDAFGAELRRRRTTAGWSLAMLAQRVHYSKGHLGKIETGTKLPGSDLARRCDAVLEAGGRLVALAGKSPPDSPSTVVAAEHGGEMWVMSMAPDGSSWLVPMARREALATGAASLFGLSLGGQGVAAAAEHGATVTTFRALFEQIRQLGQTTSPSVVLPTVIAQTHTLRGLANAASSPAREELLRLAARYAEYAGWMAQEAGDDRAALWWTRIAVETGTAAGDGELATYALIRQALITLYRDDAAGTIDLARQAQADPRMSRRVRGLAALREAQGHALACDYDQCRRALDRAAELLDAPENTAPDGPVMGSASVAGASLTSLVTGWCLHDLGRPQQAAEILDEQFLLLPDTARRAYARFGARRALAYLAAGEVEHAGALSRRVLDAAELVDSATVRHDLRRLAQSFGRWRTHHSVRDVYPRLSNTLRTPAL, from the coding sequence ATGGCTGACCAGCCGGACGCTTTTGGCGCGGAACTGCGGCGCCGCCGCACGACTGCGGGATGGTCGCTGGCGATGCTGGCCCAACGCGTGCACTACAGCAAAGGCCATCTCGGCAAGATCGAAACGGGGACCAAGCTGCCCGGCAGTGATCTGGCGCGGCGCTGTGACGCGGTCCTCGAAGCCGGTGGGCGACTGGTGGCCCTGGCCGGCAAATCCCCGCCCGACAGCCCGTCGACGGTTGTCGCGGCCGAGCACGGTGGCGAAATGTGGGTGATGAGCATGGCCCCGGACGGATCGAGCTGGCTGGTACCCATGGCTCGGCGCGAGGCGCTCGCGACCGGTGCCGCCTCGTTGTTCGGGCTGAGCCTCGGCGGCCAGGGCGTCGCGGCCGCGGCCGAGCACGGCGCCACGGTCACGACCTTCCGCGCGTTGTTCGAGCAGATCCGGCAGCTGGGCCAGACCACCAGCCCCAGCGTGGTGCTGCCCACCGTGATCGCCCAGACCCACACCCTGCGCGGGCTGGCGAACGCCGCCTCCTCCCCCGCACGGGAAGAACTGCTCCGGCTCGCCGCCCGCTACGCGGAGTACGCCGGCTGGATGGCCCAGGAAGCCGGCGACGACCGGGCGGCGTTGTGGTGGACCCGTATCGCGGTGGAAACCGGCACCGCCGCCGGTGACGGGGAACTGGCCACCTACGCCTTGATCCGGCAGGCGCTGATCACGCTCTACCGCGACGACGCCGCCGGCACCATCGACCTGGCCAGGCAGGCGCAGGCCGATCCTCGGATGTCACGACGCGTGCGCGGCCTCGCCGCACTGCGCGAAGCCCAGGGTCACGCGCTGGCCTGCGACTACGACCAGTGCCGGCGGGCGCTCGACCGAGCGGCGGAACTCCTGGACGCCCCGGAGAACACCGCACCGGACGGCCCGGTGATGGGTTCGGCGTCGGTCGCGGGCGCCAGCCTGACCTCCCTGGTGACCGGTTGGTGCCTGCACGACCTCGGCCGGCCACAGCAGGCGGCGGAAATCCTCGACGAGCAGTTCCTCCTCCTGCCGGACACCGCTCGCCGCGCCTACGCCCGCTTCGGTGCCCGCCGGGCACTGGCCTACCTCGCCGCCGGCGAGGTCGAACACGCCGGCGCCCTCAGCCGGCGGGTCCTCGACGCCGCCGAACTGGTCGACTCCGCGACGGTCCGCCACGACCTGCGGCGCCTGGCCCAGTCCTTCGGCCGCTGGCGCACCCACCACTCGGTACGGGACGTGTATCCCCGGCTGAGCAACACACTCCGCACCCCGGCCCTGTAG
- a CDS encoding MmpS family transport accessory protein, protein MTTGTAKPKPDGKPSPVPRSRTFRLAQRTWWLPWVLGAAAVAVAVVITTEVFTPDQPAGWDQVRLPTAEHQVVYTVTGSGKSPEIKYVVDGVNGTETVVNGDLPWRKEFTLKVGPGLGVVQVLAANNESAGSIACTVSVDGNVVHQATSRGPGTQVSCSSVIRPSSR, encoded by the coding sequence ATGACCACGGGAACGGCGAAGCCGAAACCGGACGGAAAACCTTCCCCGGTGCCGCGGAGCCGGACGTTCCGGCTGGCGCAGCGCACGTGGTGGCTGCCCTGGGTGCTCGGCGCGGCCGCGGTGGCGGTCGCCGTGGTCATCACGACCGAGGTGTTCACCCCGGACCAGCCCGCCGGCTGGGACCAGGTCCGGCTGCCCACGGCCGAGCACCAGGTCGTCTACACCGTGACCGGAAGCGGCAAGTCGCCGGAGATCAAGTACGTGGTCGACGGCGTCAACGGCACCGAGACCGTGGTGAACGGGGATCTGCCGTGGCGCAAGGAGTTCACCCTCAAGGTCGGTCCCGGGCTCGGCGTCGTCCAGGTGCTGGCCGCCAACAACGAGTCCGCGGGCTCGATCGCCTGCACGGTCAGCGTCGACGGCAACGTGGTGCACCAGGCGACCTCGCGCGGGCCGGGCACCCAGGTCTCCTGTTCCTCCGTGATCCGCCCGTCCTCGAGGTAG
- the metE gene encoding 5-methyltetrahydropteroyltriglutamate--homocysteine S-methyltransferase, protein MTEIGTTVLGYPRIGPDRELKRALERYWAHRIDQDELLETGRDLRERTWRTLVAAGLDSVPSNTFSHYDHVLDTAALFGALPERFTGPSPLDTCFAAARGAQGAPALEMTKWFDTNYHYLVPELGPDTTFTLAGTKPLDEYLEAKALGIETRPVLVGPVTFLLLAKSTTAGFRPLDLLDTLLPRYVDLLRRLRAAGAGWVQLDEPAFAGDRTEAELNALIRAYHWLGKETGRPKILVAGYFGHLGRGLGVLARAPIEALAVDLVSDESFVDAVAAEPALRDKEVLAGVVDGRNVWRTDPQRALGRAATLLGVAKSVSVSTSCSLLHVPYDVERETGLPRLAGWLAFARQKVDEVVLLGRALRGEDVDLSGARQAVADRAAATELADEHVRARLAALRPDDAVRPPHAERAEAQQAALGLPPLPTTTIGSFPQTTEVRKARAAHKAGTLGAAAYEAAMRAEIERVVRLQEELGLDVLVHGEPERNDMVQYFAERLAGFAATEHGWVQSYGSRCVRPPILYGDVSRPAPMTVHWARHAQSLTPKPVKGMLTGPVTILAWSFVRDDQPLADTARQVALAVRDEVRDLEAAGIRIIQVDEPALRELLPLRRSGHEDYLRWAVSAFRLATSGAAGSTQIHTHLCYSEFGEILPAIDALDADVTSIEAARSKMEVLAGLAGFGRGIGPGVYDIHSPRVPDAGEIGELLHAAAGTVPADRLWVNPDCGLKTRGYAEVEPALRNLVAAVREVRAGLA, encoded by the coding sequence GTGACCGAGATCGGCACCACGGTGCTGGGCTACCCCCGGATCGGCCCGGACCGGGAACTCAAGCGTGCCCTGGAACGCTACTGGGCGCACCGGATCGACCAGGACGAGCTGCTGGAAACCGGCCGTGACCTGCGGGAACGCACCTGGCGCACGCTGGTGGCGGCCGGGCTGGACTCCGTCCCGTCCAACACGTTCTCGCACTACGACCACGTCCTCGACACCGCGGCGCTGTTCGGCGCCCTGCCGGAGAGGTTCACCGGGCCGTCGCCGCTGGACACCTGCTTCGCCGCCGCGCGTGGTGCCCAGGGCGCTCCGGCGCTGGAGATGACGAAGTGGTTCGACACGAACTACCACTACCTCGTCCCGGAGCTCGGCCCGGACACGACCTTCACCCTGGCCGGGACCAAACCGCTCGACGAATACCTGGAGGCGAAAGCGCTCGGCATCGAGACCCGGCCGGTGCTGGTCGGGCCGGTGACGTTCCTGCTGCTGGCGAAGTCCACGACCGCGGGATTCCGCCCGCTGGACCTGCTCGACACCCTGCTGCCGCGGTACGTCGACCTGCTGCGCCGGCTGCGCGCCGCGGGCGCCGGGTGGGTGCAGCTCGACGAGCCCGCGTTCGCCGGGGACCGCACCGAGGCCGAGCTGAACGCCCTGATCCGCGCCTACCACTGGCTCGGCAAGGAGACCGGGCGGCCGAAGATCCTGGTCGCCGGCTACTTCGGCCACCTCGGGCGCGGGCTTGGCGTGCTGGCTCGCGCGCCGATCGAAGCACTGGCCGTCGACCTGGTCAGCGACGAGTCGTTCGTGGACGCCGTCGCGGCCGAACCGGCGTTGCGGGACAAGGAGGTGCTGGCCGGGGTCGTCGACGGCCGGAACGTCTGGCGCACGGACCCGCAGCGCGCGCTCGGCCGGGCCGCGACCCTGCTCGGCGTGGCGAAGTCCGTCAGCGTGTCGACGTCGTGCTCGCTGCTGCACGTGCCCTACGACGTCGAGCGCGAAACCGGGCTGCCGCGGCTGGCGGGCTGGCTCGCCTTCGCCCGGCAGAAGGTCGACGAGGTCGTGCTGCTCGGCCGGGCGCTGCGCGGCGAAGACGTCGACCTTTCCGGTGCGCGGCAGGCGGTCGCGGACCGGGCGGCGGCGACCGAGCTGGCCGACGAACACGTCCGCGCCCGGCTCGCGGCCCTGCGTCCCGACGACGCCGTCCGGCCGCCGCACGCCGAGCGCGCGGAAGCGCAGCAGGCCGCGCTCGGGCTGCCGCCGCTGCCGACCACGACGATCGGGTCGTTCCCGCAGACCACCGAGGTCCGCAAGGCCCGTGCCGCGCACAAGGCGGGCACGCTCGGCGCCGCCGCGTACGAGGCGGCGATGCGCGCGGAGATCGAGCGCGTGGTGCGGCTGCAGGAGGAGCTCGGGCTCGACGTGCTGGTGCACGGCGAACCCGAGCGCAACGACATGGTGCAGTACTTCGCCGAGCGGCTGGCCGGGTTCGCCGCGACCGAGCACGGCTGGGTGCAGTCCTACGGCTCGCGCTGCGTCCGCCCGCCGATCCTCTACGGCGACGTCTCGCGCCCGGCCCCGATGACGGTGCACTGGGCCCGCCACGCCCAGAGCCTGACGCCGAAGCCGGTCAAGGGCATGCTCACCGGCCCGGTGACGATCCTCGCGTGGTCGTTCGTCCGCGACGACCAGCCGCTCGCCGACACGGCCCGGCAGGTCGCGCTCGCCGTCCGCGACGAGGTCCGCGACCTCGAGGCGGCCGGCATCCGGATCATCCAGGTCGACGAACCGGCCCTGCGGGAACTGCTGCCGCTGCGCCGGTCCGGCCACGAGGACTACCTGCGCTGGGCCGTCTCGGCGTTCCGGCTGGCGACCTCGGGCGCCGCCGGGTCCACGCAGATCCACACGCACCTGTGCTACTCCGAGTTCGGCGAGATCCTGCCCGCGATCGACGCCCTGGACGCCGACGTCACCAGCATCGAAGCGGCCCGCTCGAAGATGGAGGTGCTGGCCGGGCTGGCCGGGTTCGGCCGCGGCATCGGGCCGGGCGTGTACGACATCCATTCCCCGCGCGTCCCGGACGCCGGGGAGATCGGCGAACTGCTGCACGCCGCCGCCGGCACGGTGCCCGCGGACCGGTTGTGGGTCAACCCGGACTGCGGGCTGAAGACCCGCGGCTACGCCGAGGTCGAACCGGCGCTGCGGAACCTGGTCGCGGCCGTGCGCGAGGTCCGGGCGGGGCTCGCGTGA
- a CDS encoding lactococcin 972 family bacteriocin, whose product MSKVFASGKAAKVASVASFALLMSVGVVSTAQAAPSRPASAAADCVKAGGGDWCHGSGISGLKKSCHSNYNHPTNYHSSTAALGAANDKRYANAGSWSNAYVTNGFKWTCNTWYNQNA is encoded by the coding sequence ATGTCCAAGGTTTTCGCGTCCGGGAAAGCCGCGAAGGTGGCGTCGGTCGCATCGTTCGCGCTGCTCATGTCCGTGGGAGTCGTCTCGACCGCACAGGCCGCGCCGAGCCGGCCGGCGTCCGCGGCGGCCGACTGCGTCAAGGCGGGTGGCGGCGACTGGTGCCACGGCTCCGGGATCAGCGGCCTCAAGAAGTCGTGCCACTCCAACTACAACCACCCGACCAACTACCACAGCTCGACCGCGGCCCTCGGCGCCGCGAACGACAAGCGGTACGCCAACGCCGGATCCTGGTCCAACGCCTACGTCACGAACGGTTTCAAGTGGACCTGCAACACCTGGTACAACCAGAACGCGTGA
- a CDS encoding VOC family protein encodes MSRHVQVTFDAHDPRALSVFWREVLDYVHPAPPGVELPEGADPLAAWDEFLERVGVPADQRNRSSAVEDPDGRGPRLFFQQVPEDKTTKNRVHLDVRAAPGLLGAERMAALEAECERLLALGATRVRRFEPEPPLSAGFIVMTDPEGNEFCLD; translated from the coding sequence ATGAGCCGACACGTCCAGGTCACTTTCGACGCCCACGACCCGCGAGCCCTTTCGGTTTTCTGGCGTGAGGTGCTGGACTACGTCCACCCCGCACCGCCCGGCGTCGAGCTGCCCGAGGGCGCCGACCCCCTGGCCGCGTGGGACGAGTTCCTCGAGCGGGTCGGCGTGCCGGCGGACCAGCGCAACCGCAGCTCCGCCGTCGAAGACCCCGACGGTCGGGGACCGCGCCTGTTCTTCCAGCAGGTGCCGGAGGACAAGACCACGAAGAACCGGGTCCACCTCGACGTCCGGGCCGCCCCGGGCCTGCTGGGCGCGGAGCGGATGGCGGCGCTGGAGGCGGAGTGCGAACGGCTGCTCGCCCTCGGCGCGACCCGGGTGCGCCGCTTCGAGCCCGAACCCCCGCTCAGTGCCGGGTTCATCGTGATGACCGACCCCGAGGGCAACGAGTTCTGCCTGGATTGA
- a CDS encoding SDR family NAD(P)-dependent oxidoreductase: MRDRQEPGESRTARVVLIVGATSGIGLATAVAFSALADKLVLVSRSAEALDAAEAACRRAGADVVDTIAEDITDPAAAGRLVARTLERHGRVDVVVHTAAVMGYGSVEEMPAEVFTTVVDTAVHGTLHLARAVLPVMRGQRTGTFIGVNSLLGSITVPRMGAYAVSKWGQRAVLRTLQQETRDEPGVSVCIVSPGSINTPIYYQAANYTGRAVRPPWPVLAPERVAAAITRLADRPRRHVSVPIGPGNPLVISGFRLLPRLYDRLVGPLLKLAVLTRTRWAPTAGTVHHPAPAGERIHGRWPSPAADRKSTKD; the protein is encoded by the coding sequence ATGCGCGATCGCCAAGAGCCCGGCGAGTCCCGGACAGCGCGGGTCGTGCTGATCGTCGGGGCCACCAGCGGAATCGGCTTGGCCACGGCGGTCGCGTTCTCGGCACTGGCCGACAAGCTCGTCCTCGTCTCCCGCAGCGCCGAAGCGCTCGACGCCGCGGAAGCGGCCTGCCGACGTGCCGGAGCCGACGTGGTGGACACGATCGCCGAGGACATCACCGACCCCGCGGCCGCCGGGCGGCTCGTCGCCCGGACCCTGGAGCGGCACGGCCGGGTCGACGTCGTCGTGCACACCGCCGCCGTGATGGGGTACGGCAGCGTGGAGGAGATGCCGGCCGAGGTGTTCACCACCGTGGTCGACACCGCCGTCCACGGCACCCTCCACCTGGCCCGCGCGGTGCTGCCGGTCATGCGCGGCCAGCGCACGGGCACCTTCATCGGGGTCAACTCGCTGCTGGGCTCGATCACCGTTCCGCGGATGGGGGCCTACGCGGTGTCGAAATGGGGCCAGCGTGCGGTGCTGCGCACCCTGCAGCAGGAAACGCGGGACGAGCCCGGGGTGTCGGTCTGCATCGTCAGCCCCGGCAGCATCAACACGCCCATCTACTACCAGGCGGCCAACTACACCGGCCGCGCGGTCCGTCCCCCGTGGCCGGTCCTGGCGCCCGAACGGGTGGCCGCCGCGATCACCCGGCTGGCCGACCGGCCCCGCCGGCACGTGTCGGTGCCGATCGGCCCGGGCAACCCCCTCGTCATCAGCGGTTTCCGGCTGCTGCCCCGGCTTTACGACCGGCTGGTCGGGCCCCTGCTGAAGCTGGCCGTGCTCACCCGCACCCGATGGGCGCCGACGGCCGGAACCGTGCACCACCCGGCGCCCGCCGGGGAACGCATCCACGGCCGCTGGCCGTCCCCGGCTGCCGACCGCAAGTCTACAAAGGACTGA
- a CDS encoding peptidoglycan-binding domain-containing protein, with translation MARFGFGKKCIAALLAVGAILAGMLVNAAPASAADPQCTTYVSNSEGLLPSTRSGVTNCWMLRGNNSDGVWALQVSLTYCYGLYVGPNGPDGDFGGNTYNALKTVQRYHGITADGGYGRQTRSVMYFYPSCT, from the coding sequence ATGGCTCGTTTCGGTTTCGGCAAAAAGTGCATCGCAGCGCTGCTCGCGGTCGGCGCCATACTCGCGGGAATGCTGGTCAACGCGGCCCCGGCGAGCGCGGCGGACCCGCAGTGCACGACCTACGTGTCCAACTCGGAAGGCCTTCTTCCGTCGACCAGATCCGGCGTGACGAATTGCTGGATGCTCCGGGGCAACAACAGTGACGGGGTGTGGGCCCTGCAGGTGTCCTTGACCTACTGCTACGGCCTGTACGTCGGCCCGAACGGTCCGGACGGCGATTTCGGGGGCAATACCTACAACGCACTGAAGACCGTCCAGCGTTACCACGGCATCACGGCGGACGGCGGCTACGGGCGGCAAACCCGCAGTGTCATGTACTTCTACCCGAGTTGCACCTGA